The Lates calcarifer isolate ASB-BC8 linkage group LG19, TLL_Latcal_v3, whole genome shotgun sequence genomic interval TCTACTTagtgtaataaataaaatttaatatAACAAATGATAtgataaaatacaacatgttgTGAAGGCTTGTGATGCCTTTTTAAGAGTTGGGTGCccttgtcatgtttcagatgtctgTCAGTTGTTAGCAGTTCCACCAAAGAGACATTTGAAATTTGTGCATTACTTTTAATATTCtatgtacattttgctgataatttTTGTGTACCTTTACCTAaatagagtatttttacatgaagatactgttacttttacttaactAAAAGATCTCTGAACCTCTGAAGATGACCATTATAATTGGTGAATTCTGAGCTCCAGTATTTAGGTGAAAAGTGACATTGCCTAAAGCAGTGTATAACTTGTTATCGTCTGGGCCTTTGGTGGTAAAGTTTATGCCTCTTTGGTATCTTACCCACAGTCTCCCACAGTCAGATAACTCGCCTGTACAGCCGCTTCACCAGTCTGGATAAAGGTGAAAATGGCACCCTCAGGTAAGAAAAAACATAACTGAcattgtgtaaataaacccattTAACACCAGCTAAGAGATCTGACTGATTACTTTGGTTCCTTCACCCAGCAATTTTGAGGGTAACCAGTCATTACTATTAGGACATTTTTAGAATCATTAGAAGAAAACTCACTGCAAGAACATTTTTTAGTCTGTGAATCCACTATATGAACAAAGTCATTAGTTGTAGACAATTTATTGCATACATAAAGTTTTGTCAAATATCATTCATTCTAAAATGTGTTTCACAGTGAGACTTAACTCAGTGTTCAGTTCAAGAGCGGTGTGACATTTCTTTGGTGTTTGATTAACTTCCAGTTAACTCTTCTCATAGTATGGGCAGAACAAGCAATAGGTGATGAAATGGCTAATCATTAAAGCTGCTAAAACTTTCACAACTTCAGTTGTGATTTggcaaaaataatttgttttcagatcagTCTCCCAAGGATAGAACCAAAAGACTTCTTTTGTAAGACATTATTTACACATAACAAATTCTTGATTCCACTTGTTCTTGCTCCAGTGCTTTCAGTCAGCTACAGCCATCATTCATGTCCAAGGTGACTTTCTTAGCATTTATTAGTTGCCACAAcaaacagatttaacatatcaACAGGCAACGTTCCATCCTACTGATGGAccaagaaacatttttaaattccaCAATTTAATCGCTTGATTAACTGATTTGATGGTATTTTTACCATCCAGAACTATTTTCAAAATCCAAATTATTTACTTGCcatccttttttcctcctttcatctTTTCCTCATCTCATATTTGCTGTCAAATCAAGCCTAATTTTAGATTATATTGAAGACATGGTCTGTGTCATATATGAGTTGATGAGAGTCTAAGATCTGAGGAAGAATTCCTGTAAATTTCTATATAGACAGTTTGTCTTTTGATGTCCTGTCTTTAAATATATTATGTTGCATCTTCACTTCCATTGTATCTCCTGATGTCTGCAGTCGAGAAGATTTCCAGAGGATCCCAGAGTTGGCCATTAATCCTCTGGGAGACAGAATCATCAATGCTTTCTTTCCTGAGGGGTGAGTTGTCCCTGTTGCTGGTCTGCAGTCTTGGACAGATCTTGTTTACGCAGGTTGTGTTTGAGTCACAGCCACCACAAAGCCGAACCAGACCATCAGGCTTTTTAGTTGTGGCTGCTCGACTGCAGACTTAAGAAGCTCAGTCTTTTCTGCCAATTCTGTGTGGAAAAAATATCAGCTTGGGTTTTTGTGCACCGCAGGTTCTGTATGTATATTTGGCAGTTGTTTGCCTGTTTTATCAGTCTGGAAGTTGAAAACCAGATGTTTGCAGATATATCATTAAAATCCCAAAAAGTCAGATGTGTAGGCGTCGTAATTTTAGCCGTGGCTTTTAATGTTTCAGATGTGTTCCTGTTGCTCTGGTTTtagcttgtttttcttcaggaaATCTTGaatagagatggagagagtttGACTAAAATGGTGTTAGGTTACGAGTAGTTTGagttttcattgtgtttccCACACAgctaatatttattttgagtATAAAGGTAACCTGAGCCAGCACTGAAGAATCAGAGATGGTTTATTCTGTGTCTGTTCCATATCCAGAAACtcattgttttttcatgttatttttttgtctgtttttagaGAGGACCAGGTAAACTTCAGGGGCTTCATGCGGACATTGGCTCACTTCAGACCAATTGAGGACAATGAGAAGAACAAGAATCCCACTGCCAGCGAGCCACTCAACAGCAGGACTAACAAGCTGCTCTGTGAGTGTAGAGCTCGGGCATGAGGGTGTGTCTGGGTGGGGCTGGTGACCGGTGTCGCGAACATTCAGGGGATTTCATAATGTGgactctctgtgtctcttatgacttatatatttttctgtttttctagtTGCTTTCCGTCTGTATGACCTGGACAGAGATGACAAAATCTCTCGGgatgagctgctgcaggtgagcAGATGGGTTTGTCATGTAAATAGGAAGCTGACTCACGGTGCAGTTTGTGCAAACGGCTGCTTCACATAATAAGCATATCAGCCAGATGGTTAATAGTTAGATTTTAAAGACGTCGATTTCTCTTCTCCATCATTACCTCTGAAAATATTTGCTGTTCATTCTGTGCTCAAACAACACAGGAACAAATGCTATTATGCAATATCTATTTCAAAGTGCTCCACAGAGAGGATTTCAATGTCAATGAGGAGACTTTGCCCTTGTGCTGATAATGATGTGATATCGCTCCTTAACCACAGGTTGATTCCTCCCAGACAGTCTAATATCCTGTATTTTGTCTTCCTCTGCGCTCCCTCCGTGTCATTTGTTGTCCTCTGTGAAGCCGTCTCGGTTTCAGTGATATTGTGTGACCTGTAATTGCCGTAAGCTTGAGGGGTTAAATGACTCAGACAGATCTCTTGTTttgcacaaaacatttctgcatCGCCTGCTTCATGTGATGCACGAGCCTGTAAGACGCGAAACATGCAACTCAAagtaatgtttgtttgcctgttaTTCTGTAAATGTGTGCTCCCTGTTATTTATCATCATGTAGTGGCCACAGtgtggctgctgtttgtttgcagtttaACTGAAATACCTACAAATTATCTCGTGCAGTGCTTAAATACCTGTAgtattatctgtgttttcaaaacAATTCACTGTATTGTTTGGGTAAACATCATGACTCCTATTTAATCTGTACCATGAACTGCTTTCACCGGTATTCATTGACCATAAAGGGgctttttgtttattctttacAGGTCTTAAGGATGATGGTTGGTGTAAACATTTCAGATGAGCAGCTCGGCAGCATCGCTGATAGGACCATCCAGGAGGCCGACACGAACGGAGATAACTCCATCTCCTTCAATGAATTCATCAAGGCAAGTTTTGTAATCAGAGGGCATCTGTCGCCCTCCACATACAGCTCTTTGGTGTaaaaaactgttgtgtttgcacTAAACTAACATCTACACAACAAATTCTATGTGACGTGTGCTTTTCGTGAACCCTCTGACCATGTACCATTACCATGAGCATGTGCTGTACATTTATAGCATTGGAGGCCCCAGTGGGACACAAACTCCAGACCAGGAATGGccacagatgaaaaaataaaatactccCCGTGAGACACATATAAGTAGAACTTATGTCCTTGTTTAGCTCTGGTTTTCCAAAAAGCAGgtttcatgttttgtgtgtttgggttAATACTTCTTGTTTTTGGCTGCAAGCATTGTCGTGCTGTGCCCATTAAACATTACAGGACCATAACATAAATCTGTTATTTTTAGCAGTTAaactttgctctgttttgttttctcaggtCTTGGAGAAGGTGGACGTGGAACAGAAAATGAGCATTCGGTTCCTGCACTaagtttctttaatttttttttgttttttttatttttgagtagAGCTTCAACATGTCAGTTGATGTCAGGACACAACCTCATCCAACGTCTCAGCAGGCTGCTGTGGCCCACACTACGAGTTAACACCGTCAGATCAAGCATTAGGTAGATAATGTCATAGATCTTGAGTTTCTGCCTTTGCACTGCTCTGTAAACAAAGGGAAAAGTTGTGTGCCTTGGGTTGTTTTATGCAATGTCACTATGTATTTTTCTCCAAGTAATGGAACATTATTTATTAGAAAACTTGTAGAGAGTCACAGTTAGTGACACTGCTGTTCCACTTTTCACATAAATATGATTTATAGCACGGTATGATAAAGCTTTTTGCATTGCAGTGAGTAAATTCTGTCATACTGTTCTATCTGTCTTTGTCGGTACAAATATGCAATGGTTCATAGTGAAACTTGTAAGATGTGTGATTCcacttcaaaacaaacagtgtttttaatgctAACATGATCATATGACTCCTCTTCTTTGACTTGTGGCAGAGCAAGTCAGACCACCTAGCTCTAAGTTTGTCCCTTGAAGCAAAGCCGGACCTGCTtcacacatttttgtgttttactcaCTGAAGTGCCATGGCTTTGGTTCTCCTTTGTAAGTTATTATCTCAACAGCAAACAGGAACCAATggccatgtttgtgttttgtttttcacatggGTTAACATGGCTACTTCCAATAGAAGTAGGCCAATTGTTGGAGTGAAACTAAAGCAAGTTTGACCTTCCTTCAAAACCAGTAACCACTAGGGGCCTGTTGGAGCTACTGCTGAGTCATTGTGTTTATAATGTTGGATTTTAAAAACTGCCAATTCATTTCAACTAAAATTGTGGTGGCAAGAGTGAAAATTCCACACAAACTGTTGTCATATCTCTGGCTAGTATATATGTCTTCCCTCACACCTGTTCTGACAGGAAAAAATGGTACATTTGCAAAATGGTAAGAGGATTCAACTATGACTGTGGCCTGCTTTCTAAAAGTTTCCCTTACTGACTGACACTTAAGCCCTGACCAACTGTGTCACGCCCTGTGGTGGAAATTGGGCTGTGGACCAGTTAGTTCGTAGACTTAGAACAGGTAAACCCACAATAACGTGCTATGCTTCTGTTATATGATCAGTCTCCTTGTGTTGATTTATGCACTGCTCACAATTTCTTGTGCAATTTCTTTCGCCACTGACTAGGTCCATATGCTAAAGAGAATCAAATgcattaaattatattttctgtacaGGCTAGTATACATGAATTGGAGAACGAAGAACGAATGTCAGACCCTTTAATCTTTAATGTGAGTTTGTCAAATCATTACAAGAACACCCTCCAGCAGCTGAGTGCAGGAAATAAAGCTCAACTATTTTATCAATCATTATGTGATTATCAATCAGATATGACTCACATGTTATGTGATGTTGGTCTAGGTATTATCAAAGTGATTCATTAATttgatttgaataaaataaGTGCCATGCTTtctttgtgtcatttattgAGAGGTTGTAGCTTGCTGAGGgccttttaaaaaacaaaaaatactatTTAAACTTTGTACTCTTGTATCAGGGTTTATCCCAGGTGATAACTTgtatggat includes:
- the chp1 gene encoding calcineurin B homologous protein 1, with product MGSRASTLLREEEIEEIKKETGFSHSQITRLYSRFTSLDKGENGTLSREDFQRIPELAINPLGDRIINAFFPEGEDQVNFRGFMRTLAHFRPIEDNEKNKNPTASEPLNSRTNKLLFAFRLYDLDRDDKISRDELLQVLRMMVGVNISDEQLGSIADRTIQEADTNGDNSISFNEFIKVLEKVDVEQKMSIRFLH